The Anopheles gambiae chromosome 2, idAnoGambNW_F1_1, whole genome shotgun sequence genomic sequence ggaggaggaggaggcttAGCTTGTGTTAGCTCCGATTTATATCCATAGGCACATTTTCCACTTTATCGATTCAACCGGTTTCAATCGATGGAGCAATTACTATCCGTTTGGTtgcagttttctttttttttcctttttgatttatgtttaaattatAGATTAGTTCAGGGTGTTTAATTCATCCAGCCGTTGTCTTGCAACATCTTTCACTCAACGGGGTTGGCACAAGTCAGGAATGAAATTTGAAAGAGTAACGAGGCAAGGAGAATGGCATGGACAGAGGTATTTCGTTGCGTCGAGTTGACCACCATTTCACGAAAAAAATGTCATTCCAACATTTGctctgttgttttgtttatatatatGCCACTGAATGGACCTCGTTTATGACGTTGACCTTTTCAATGTGAAGGTAGTTGAAGGCAGCGAGGCAGGTGTTTCAGTTTTTCCCATAAAGTAAGAGTGTAGCTTGCAGTTGTTTACGATTCAAATCGTAAATGTGTCTTAAATTTACTGTAGTTTAAGTTTATTATTATACTTTCGTAAGACAATGTCATCGTTATTTGAGATTAGTTCCGTTGCCGTTAGTCAAGATCGCGTAAGAGCTGCTTTATCGAGTAGAGTGAAGACCCGACATTAGAAAGCATCTTAGTATTAGAAACCATTGAAATTGTATTGGTATGTACAATTATTAAGCTACGAGGAAATGCAAAATAGGAGAACTTTGGAGGAGTTATAATAATGCTCTTGTTTCCTCCAAAAAGTCGTGATCATCATTCGTGATCTTTTCTTACCCACCCTTTAACAATACCATCACACCGCACGCGCTTTTTTGAATTTACAAGCAAGCTTCCGGTGCCCCCAACAAGCTGACCATGAACTGCATTCATGGGAAACGCCACGAAATGGAAACAATTTTCTCATCCCACCCTCTGGAAGACACATTTCACTTCCGTTCTCTTTCTTCAGTCTCAAGCAGACAAGTACGCAGGGGGAGTTCAAGGCAGACGCTTGTTGAGGAATAGTGTGTATCAttggttttctgttttgttgagTGAAGAATCTGCACCAGACCGTAACACTCGTTATTTGCCGGGACTTAAGGGATTGGATAGTGAAACAAAGCGTCTACTTttcgctgtttgtgtgtgcgtgtgcgtttgaCCGGTGACAACGAGGCAGAGTTGTGTGGGAAGTTGTACAGGTTGAATCGAAAATTGCACCAAACTGGATCAGCAGCGCTGGTTTTGCGTGATTCGGACTGGTTGAAAAGGTTGCTAATGCTTAAGACGATGAATTATAGGATTGGTGAGCTGAGTTTGGGATCGCTACTAGCAGCATtgcgttttatttgttttaaaacccTTCTTATGATGTAAAAAAGTTAATCTTAAACATTCTATATCATTTTCTATAAAGGGTTATAATAACATAATTGTACCTCTAttcattttcaatattttcatatATCAGTTCATGAAATAATTAGAATGAAAATAATGGAATACAGCAGATATTTTCAATAATGATTCCTTGGGTATTTGACTTTGGAGGCAATTATTTAAGTTAAATTATAAGGAGTCTTTTACTTCTCACAAGACGATTTTTCCCATAACGAGTGGAAAACTAGAACCAATTCAATTCGCACTATGAAAATTGTAGTGACATCCTACTTGGCTTAAAGACTcccaaaacataatttaaatattaaagaCTATTTCTCAGGTTTTAAGAACTCAGCTCTGAAGTAACCAATATAAAATCATTGTAAAATTGTGCCTTCATCTTGAAAACCCCTCTATTTCATCTCCCTTTCCTAGCTAATTACAACAGTTCAAGACAAATTTCATTCTACTTTCATCGATCAATTTGACTCAATCGTAACCATTTGAAATTCTGCAACCGTCGACACCGTCAGACTTTCAATTGcacagaaaaaagtgaaatgaactttgCCGACTGCCACGGTACACGTTGGTGtaaatgaaaagcaaacaccACCACACCGGACCCGTTCCAATAATCCGGATATCTAACCGGAATCAACGCTGCATAATTAAACGAAATCAAGAGTGGCCAAAACGGTTTCGCATTGAATCATCCATGTCGGTCTGCCCATGGCTGTGTGTGCAGGGGGATAGGGGCAAATTTTcgtgttgtttgctgttggcTTTTCAAGCGACTAATTTCTTCCCCACACCGCCTTTCCCGCCACCACTTACCTCGCAGCTGGTACACCACACTGCCGACCGGTGTGTTTTCCAGCAGACTGAACCGGGCCATGTCTCCGCTGCCCGGGATAAAGTGCGGCGTCCGGTTGATGATCTGTGCCCAGGCGcattgctgcagcagcaccaccagcaccagcagagAAACCAGTTTCACCCTCGGGTGCATCATTCTAGTGCACGAATGCACCGCCATGGTTTGTTCGGCTCCTGCTCGCGCTGCCAGCGAACCAGCCAGTACCGGTTTAGAGGAATCGTCGTCTGGTGAATGTGGATGTCTCGATCTTGGTCTACACCACCATTCAATCGCAATCACACACGCCTTCCGGAACTGGTTAGGCTCAGTTGAAAGCAGTGCTTTgagctgtttttttatgctaCAGTGTTTCcttgacttttttttagctCTTCAAAAGGTTACCTCACTTGTATGATTGAATCGCTTCACACTGCCCGAACCGCACGATTGTACacctgctgctgtgtcattcTGCGGGTCTGAAGCTGATTGGGTTTTTGATGAATTTCTGTGCCACTCACCCGCAGCTTCTAGGCTAACAGTGGCCACTCAACTCACCCCAATCGAGGTTGCTTCACCTTGATCACACGCCTCCCTTATCAACCGCTTTTGATTCAACCGcaaaaattacacacacaaacacacgcgaaTGAAACCCTACGAGATCGTAAAAATTGCACCACCACTGTGTTGAGAGGTAGATCACTCGTTTGTGCTATAAGAggctatttttcatttcataagCTTATGCATAGGgttgttttctgcttcttcttcttcttcttctttaaacAATTCCACTTCACTCAACGCGCGTCGTCTGCAGGATGTACACACGGACGTTACAGATTTCCTCACGGTTTGGTTTTCGCTAGCCCGGAGCTGCCCTTAGAAAGATCGTTGACTCACTTCCACTGGTCTGCGCGAAAAGATCGCTCGGCGGCCCGCACCGATCGGTCTACAGCGGTCAGCaaaccggcggcggcggcggcggcggcgtgaccgttttgtttcGCCTTTCGCCTTTCGCTGCTCGTCACCAGCACAGCCGTTTGGCCCGGCGTTGAATAACCAAAACCGAAAGACAGGAACACTCAAGAAGGGAGAGAAGATGAAGCGAAATTCGCCGTGCTGCTGTGCCGAGCACCGTGTGACTCAGCCCGATCACGGGACAGGAGGATGAGAAGTTTCTCCCGCTAACCGGTTTCCTCTCCGTGTCGGGGAGGGAAAGAATATGGGCCAAAGTGTGTGGAATTTTCGGTTGCTGACCGacggttcgtcgcttaacACGACGTTGAAATCTTTCGTGTTAAAATTGTATTACACTATGCACTTTGGTATGAACCCGATGATCACGATCTTCTTCACTACACATACGCGTAATTGTGCTAATCGGGACGCTGAACTATTGAGGCTTCACACTCACTTCCTGCTTGACATCCGTGCAGGTGTCTTGGGCAGggaccacacgcacacaaacacacaggcgCACGCTCACACTTCTTCCGAGGGTGAGTTTGAGTTGATCTTTCTACTCCACACCCTTACGAGCGCCGGTACAAGACGTGCGTTCGGTTTGAACGTCGCTCACGGAATGAGTCTTGTATGGTGTGCTCTCCGATGAGCATCTTAAGCCGACTAGCCTTCGCTTCGCTGAGAATGCCACGAGCCACGAGCGAGTGCGATCGGGCAGGAAAAATTATGCTCACCGCTATACCTGCGCTACCCGTGTGGTGCGATTGTTTTTCATTAGCCAGAaggtttttgctttcgtttacAGTCCCGCAGCGGTGGCGGTTCGTGCCTTTGCAGGGAAAACATACCTTCTTTCCCCGGGCGACAGCAGTGCGTGCTGTTTGACACGGGAACTCAGCTAAGCGCTGGGGTCGAGTTTCGAGATGCGTTGATGGTACGGGCACGGAGAGCAGGAAAGCAACCAGCGGCAGCTGCTTTTTGTTTACCTTTGCGTTCGTGTACCGTGTCGAAAATAATCGAGATGCTAGCCGCACTAGCACTGCGTGGAATAGGCGAGTTTGGTGGAAGGAAAATGCGTTCGCTTAGTGCACCGGCACCTGATAACAGGGAAAACGCAAAGTTTTAAAGTTTGTCATGATCGGTGGAAAGTGGACAGAAGAAGCTGCGGTTGTTGATGCTGCGATAAGTACGTGATTTGGGCTGAATTTTTTATGGCAATGCTCACTGCGTTTGTAATCAAATAATTGTATTTCAGATACTCTTTTCAGGTTATCTTTCCGGACCACTGGGAAGTAATTTTTAACACGTACAGGTAAATTGGCCAATTTGCTTGtttaaaaacaatgttttgctGATGAGAAAAGTTAATTCATAAAGACATGTTGATCAGAGAAATTGTACGAAAAAATATTTGTATCTGTGCATGTGCAAAATATTAACATGTTCAactttttgagtgattttttaGTTATACAATACCGTGTTGTCATACTCATCGATACCGCTAGTCACATATAGAGGGCGCTGTTTGCAATTCCTAATTTATATGtacaaaatcaaaaaaaaaaccacagtTTTTAAAGTTTAGTTAGTTTACAATAAAATCACGCTGTTCATATCGACAAATGTTAAACAATCGACCCACAGCATTAGGTGAATTATTTCCGATGCTTCTCGTTTCACTCCTCGTTGAAgtcttttgattttgtttttttgttcggattgATCGTTTTTGAAGGGAGCTTGCAGGCAACTGGTTGTGTGCGATGGatcttttaaaatgtgttgcatACAATACAGATTACTGCTTTTCAAATCGATAGGATTCATCGACCCCATCGAGTTACGGCTaatgtgtttggttgtttaaTTGTCGAATGAATATGAAGTTTTGTTTAACGACAATTTAATGCtttaaattgataaaattGAATGCTGCCTCACACAAATCTGTGTACGACACCATGTGTACGGCTGACTATCCCGCTTAGTGTACATCAATTAGTTCAGAAGCTGAACCACAGCTTCTAGCATATTCGACCAATCGTTGGACGAGTCATGGCTTACttttaagatattttttttaaaagtatGCGTCAGATCTAGGCTACGGAATGCGAATTGATTCACAATCCAACCTTGTAGGAAAATACCCGCTTACCATTAGATCACGTGATCTTTTAAATGTGTGATGCTACCAAATTATCAGCTTAGATGACTCGCATTCTTTGGTGTGGTCAACCGGTTACGATATTAAGTTAAGTTATGAAAAGAATGTCCCACTTTGTGCCATTTTTAGACTGTTATGTAATCTGAAACAGATGCTTGCATGCATATGAATGGCCAAGGTATCGAGAATCGTGCATAACAGCCCCAGGAACAAGCCATTTGTGTCGAGTGAATCGAATTTCAACAGTTTAAATCGTGATAAAATTAAAACGCTTCGGCTTAAGAATGTAgagttttctcttttcttctaACCTTGCTGCTTATCAAAGGGTCATTGCTAAGCCTTAATGAACTATTCCGTGTTGTTTCTAAATGTTGAATATAATTTTAGAAGCTAATCTTTATAATATACCTATTAAAATGGAAATACATTGATCAATTAGAGTTGCACTTTTAAAATTCATCAGTTCAAATCTAAGTACTAGCGGAAACAGTTTTACTTGTGATTTAAGACTACCGCTGTTTATAAAACCAAATTGCATCTTTTTTATGGGTGAagtgaaaacataaaaaagctgtTTATCCATTCAATCTTGTTGTGGTTCCTCCAACACCACCTTAAACCACTTAGAATCTAAAGCGAATAATCAGTTAAAATGAAGGTCACCACTAGAACATCAGTATTGTTTTGCGCCTGATGTAGACTTTCCCTCGGAGCTTGGAATAGAGCatccaatcatcatcatcataaactGGTTCGCATGTTAAATAGTTTCCAGACAACGGCACACGGTTAACAAGCCATTAGCGGAAACTATTTAGAAAAGCTAGCAGAAAAAGAAGTCAATATTATTTAGGTCCGCATGCACTAAAATATCATCGGAGACAACGGTTGAGAGGTGGAGCAGTTGCTGCACGTTGACCGATCTTGAGCAATCAAACGATAATTATAACAAAACGACGAATCGTTTCCAGAAACAATACAATCGTACCAAAAGTTGGGGAGTGAACGCGTAAAGCAACCAAAACCATATTCCCACCACACGCTGAATGCATGGTTAATATTTGGCAACGGCAAAAATACGACCTGACGAGACGATCGTGCCGTGCCGTGATCAATGGCTTTTGTTGGTGGTTCTTCAttaaggttttttgttttgcacacgAGCGCGTGAACCACCCCAAACAGGTTGTGAAATTCATCACGGCTAGGGTGAAAATTTGGGCCggccaaagaaaaacaaactcaaccACGCCAGGGAGAAGGACGGGAGCCgttatggtgtgtgtgtgtgtggtttgtgatCATTCTATTTAAAAATGCATCCTCAAGGTTTTGCCACCACCAGCCGGCTGACGACCAGTCGCGTCGTAGTTGATTAGCATTTTGGTGCAGATTTCGTTTTTTCTGTTTGGCGGCCCCACATCGGAGGTCATGTCGACGACAATCAAAAGACGATTCAACCCGCTCCAGTACGGCGAGACGCTCTGCGATGAGTGTGAACGAGCGTTCacaaaggttcgtcgcttatcgTCGCTGGTCATTTGTTTATCACACGACACGAAAGCTCTTATATtcgtgagaaagaaagaaagcaaaaaaaagcagatcGTTTCACGGGggtttttagtttatttacttaagtttgtgtttgtgtttgtgctcgTGAGCCTCCGCTTAAAAGAGTCCGTTCGTGTAGCGTCCCTGGTTGTAGGCGGCGAGCGTATTCTGCGGCGGTAGATAGGTCGGCGCACAGAAGGTCTTCGTAACGGCGGGCAGCGTGACGGTGCTGTAGATCGTTTGGGCCTGCACCTGATCGCGCTGCACCTCGGTCTGGGTGACGTACACCGTCTGGTAGCCGCCCGGTTGCGTGTAGACCGAGCTGACGGTGCGCGTAACGGCCGGCAGCGTTACGGTGCTGTAGATCGTCTGCGCTGGCACCTGGACGGGCGGCAGCGTTACCGTGCGCGTATCGGTAACGGTCTGGTAGACGGGAGTGGCCGTCGTGTACACGGACGTTTCGGTGCGCGTCACCGGCGGCAGCTGTACGGTGGAGTAGATGGTTTGTGCCGGAAGCGTTACCGGCGGGATCGTCACGGTGTCGCGCACCGTCGACACGACCTGGCTCGTGCGCGTAACGACGGACGTTTCCGTGCGCGTTACCGGCGGCAGCTGGACGGTCGAGTAGATCGTTTGGGCCGGAAGCGTTACGGGCGGCAGCGTTACGGTACGATAGTCCTGCACCGTCTGGATGACgggcgtggtggtggtgtagacGGACGTTTCGGTACGCGTTACCGGCGGAAGCTGCACGGTCGAGTAGATGACCTGCGGCGGAAGCGTTACGGGCGGCTGGGTGACGGTGCGCGTTTCCGTCTGCGTGCGGTAGACGGGCGTCGCCGTGACAACGGTCGTGGTAGAAACGATCGGCGGTAGCG encodes the following:
- the LOC133391802 gene encoding uncharacterized protein LOC133391802 — its product is MKLCALLLLAVLGCSRAEQFEGYFYPKPSCPLPETVYITRTETDYQRYTETVASPVYGDEQTVVSSVYITNTQTATVPVYQTLTSTVTYTVTPPLQPAQTVYNTVTLPPIVSTTTVVTATPVYRTQTETRTVTQPPVTLPPQVIYSTVQLPPVTRTETSVYTTTTPVIQTVQDYRTVTLPPVTLPAQTIYSTVQLPPVTRTETSVVTRTSQVVSTVRDTVTIPPVTLPAQTIYSTVQLPPVTRTETSVYTTATPVYQTVTDTRTVTLPPVQVPAQTIYSTVTLPAVTRTVSSVYTQPGGYQTVYVTQTEVQRDQVQAQTIYSTVTLPAVTKTFCAPTYLPPQNTLAAYNQGRYTNGLF